The Marinilongibacter aquaticus genome has a window encoding:
- a CDS encoding YceI family protein: MKNWTIDSMHSEVQFKVKHLMISTVTGQFNEFNAEVKSNDETFDEADVKFSAKIDSLSTGSTDRDGHLKSEDFFDAANFPELKFESTSFKKLDDEKYQLLGNLTIKDQTKEVKLNADFGGTMVDFYNNEKAGFEISGSINRKDFGLTWNGVTEAGGVVVSDEVKLFMNIQLQKQ; encoded by the coding sequence ATGAAAAATTGGACGATTGATTCGATGCACTCTGAAGTACAGTTTAAAGTGAAACACTTGATGATTTCTACTGTAACAGGGCAGTTTAATGAGTTTAATGCTGAAGTTAAGTCAAATGACGAGACTTTTGATGAAGCTGATGTGAAATTTTCTGCAAAAATCGACTCCCTGAGTACAGGAAGTACAGATCGCGATGGTCATTTGAAGTCTGAAGATTTCTTTGATGCAGCGAACTTTCCTGAATTGAAGTTTGAGTCGACGTCATTCAAAAAATTGGACGATGAAAAATACCAATTGTTGGGCAATCTGACGATTAAGGACCAAACAAAAGAAGTGAAGTTGAATGCTGATTTTGGAGGTACAATGGTTGATTTTTACAACAATGAAAAAGCCGGTTTCGAAATTAGTGGAAGTATCAACAGAAAGGATTTTGGCCTGACATGGAATGGCGTGACCGAAGCCGGTGGCGTAGTTGTGAGCGATGAAGTGAAATTGTTCATGAACATTCAGCTTCAAAAGCAATAA
- a CDS encoding MATE family efflux transporter has protein sequence MTPAFRSPSRILAQLLPEAKLTLKLAFPIVFAQLGVVLMGVTDTIMIGRLLGKEALAAAGLGTSLSFVIASIAVGGIPVIGPIIAKKRSAQEHHELSKIFRATMSISTRYAIAISGIACILFFNFHLLGQPKSVEYAAKVFFIIICASNIPLFYFIGLRQTFDGFSRPQPAMYITFLGLLANFLLNYVFIEYLGLNGAAYSTLSVRIIMLAALAIYFLYSQDLKLAFIKPHLKGVYDHYTKQFIRLSIPSGLQFFFEIAAFSSALVMMGWISANALAAHQIAINIAATTYMMAGGLAFAGGIRVGDALGLANQKQVKIAGTSAFGLVFVFMSLTMCLIFTFRHSLVQLYIDDSEIEFLAQKLLIIAAIFQLSDGLQVVALGNLRGLSDVKIPAYVTFMAYWLIALPLGYYLAFHTTLSAIGIWIALLIGLSVAGLLLIIRFYNQTHRLDIPETSGIA, from the coding sequence ATGACTCCCGCGTTTCGCAGTCCATCAAGAATTCTGGCCCAACTTTTGCCAGAGGCCAAACTCACGCTCAAATTGGCCTTCCCGATTGTGTTTGCTCAATTGGGCGTGGTACTTATGGGTGTGACGGATACCATAATGATAGGCCGCTTATTGGGCAAAGAAGCCTTGGCCGCAGCGGGCTTGGGCACTTCCTTGAGTTTTGTAATCGCTTCCATTGCGGTGGGGGGAATTCCCGTCATTGGCCCAATTATTGCCAAAAAGCGATCGGCTCAAGAACATCATGAATTGAGCAAGATTTTTAGAGCCACCATGAGCATTTCGACACGCTATGCCATCGCCATATCGGGCATTGCCTGCATACTCTTTTTCAATTTTCACCTCTTGGGGCAACCAAAAAGTGTAGAATACGCAGCCAAAGTCTTCTTCATCATCATCTGTGCCTCCAATATTCCCCTGTTTTACTTTATTGGCCTAAGGCAAACATTTGACGGTTTCAGCAGGCCCCAGCCCGCCATGTACATTACATTCTTGGGCTTATTGGCCAATTTCTTACTGAATTACGTCTTTATAGAATACTTGGGTTTGAACGGAGCCGCCTATTCGACACTGAGTGTAAGGATAATAATGTTGGCCGCCCTGGCAATATATTTTCTATATTCTCAGGATCTCAAATTGGCTTTCATAAAACCCCACTTAAAGGGCGTTTACGACCATTACACCAAGCAGTTCATTCGGCTAAGTATTCCCAGTGGATTGCAATTCTTTTTTGAAATTGCCGCCTTTTCTTCTGCCCTCGTTATGATGGGCTGGATCAGTGCCAATGCACTGGCCGCCCACCAAATAGCCATAAACATTGCGGCCACGACCTACATGATGGCCGGCGGGCTGGCCTTTGCAGGAGGAATACGTGTCGGCGATGCTTTGGGATTAGCCAATCAAAAGCAAGTAAAGATAGCGGGCACCTCGGCCTTTGGCCTCGTTTTTGTTTTCATGAGCTTAACCATGTGCCTGATTTTCACGTTTAGGCATTCGCTGGTTCAACTGTATATAGACGACAGTGAGATCGAATTCCTCGCTCAAAAGCTTCTGATTATCGCGGCCATTTTTCAATTATCCGATGGTCTTCAGGTTGTGGCATTGGGCAACCTCCGCGGGCTTTCAGATGTCAAAATACCGGCCTACGTCACTTTCATGGCCTATTGGCTAATCGCCTTACCCCTGGGCTATTACTTGGCCTTTCACACCACCTTATCGGCCATCGGCATTTGGATAGCCCTACTGATAGGACTGAGCGTAGCCGGTCTCTTGTTGATTATACGATTCTACAATCAAACGCATAGACTCGACATACCCGAAACCTCGGGCATTGCATAA
- a CDS encoding metallophosphoesterase yields the protein MSRSIFLSVFLTLFILADFYIYSGVKQITQHWTANNQRVLFWVYWSIPVLSIALLITVFFVFPDRINLRTKTWVGSGIFIVSLSKLFAAAILLLGDVLRLSEMAIQKTSSLFKKTSEPNLASDLPKITRSAFITKAALAVGATHVGAMTWGIISGAHDYRIRRVPLKLKNLPSAFHGLKLIQVSDIHSGSFFNKTAVEGGVDMLLNEKPDMVFFTGDLVNNEATELKDYFDVFKRIKAPLGVYSTLGNHDYGDYTQWASAQAKAKNLDTLIQGHKLMGWDILMDENRSIRVDGEQIGVLGIQNWGQGFSQHGDLKQALQGSEEFPVKLLLSHDPSHWRAQVLNQTNIDVSFAGHTHGMQYGVEIGNFKWSPVQWRYKEWAGLYKENEQQLYVNRGYGYLGYPGRLGILPEITVFELQKA from the coding sequence ATGTCCAGAAGCATTTTCCTGAGTGTGTTTCTCACACTTTTTATATTAGCCGACTTTTATATTTACTCCGGTGTCAAGCAAATTACCCAGCACTGGACCGCCAACAACCAGAGAGTCCTGTTTTGGGTATATTGGAGCATCCCTGTGCTTTCCATCGCTTTGCTCATCACGGTATTTTTTGTTTTCCCAGACCGTATCAACCTGCGAACCAAAACATGGGTCGGAAGCGGAATCTTCATTGTAAGTCTATCCAAGCTATTTGCTGCGGCCATTTTATTGCTGGGTGATGTGCTGCGTCTGTCAGAAATGGCGATACAAAAAACAAGCAGCCTTTTCAAAAAAACTTCGGAGCCCAACCTTGCGAGCGACTTACCCAAAATAACCCGATCGGCCTTTATCACGAAAGCGGCTTTAGCTGTAGGTGCCACGCATGTAGGTGCCATGACCTGGGGAATCATCTCCGGAGCTCACGATTACCGCATTCGTCGCGTCCCTTTAAAATTAAAGAACTTGCCTTCGGCCTTTCATGGCCTCAAATTGATCCAAGTTTCGGATATCCACAGTGGAAGTTTCTTCAACAAAACCGCCGTAGAAGGAGGCGTAGATATGCTTTTGAACGAAAAACCAGACATGGTTTTTTTCACGGGCGACTTGGTCAACAACGAAGCCACCGAACTTAAAGATTATTTCGATGTATTCAAGCGAATAAAAGCCCCACTGGGCGTGTATTCTACACTAGGCAACCACGATTACGGCGATTATACGCAGTGGGCTTCAGCCCAAGCCAAAGCCAAAAACCTAGACACCCTTATCCAAGGTCACAAGCTCATGGGCTGGGATATTCTCATGGATGAAAACAGATCCATTCGCGTAGATGGCGAACAAATTGGCGTATTGGGTATACAAAACTGGGGACAAGGTTTTTCGCAACACGGCGATTTAAAACAAGCCCTACAAGGCTCTGAAGAGTTCCCTGTAAAACTGCTTCTTTCTCACGACCCTTCGCACTGGCGAGCCCAAGTATTGAACCAAACAAATATTGATGTTTCGTTTGCCGGGCATACGCATGGCATGCAATACGGTGTAGAAATTGGCAATTTCAAATGGAGTCCCGTACAGTGGCGATACAAAGAATGGGCTGGCTTATATAAGGAAAACGAGCAACAACTCTACGTAAACCGAGGATACGGCTATTTGGGGTATCCCGGAAGATTGGGAATATTACCCGAAATCACAGTTTTCGAGCTTCAAAAAGCATAA
- a CDS encoding SusD/RagB family nutrient-binding outer membrane lipoprotein, with the protein MKKILAILMVGTLLSCTDNFEDLNTDKKNPSSVTGESLFNSATEEFYEILNNSSVNTNVFRLYSQYWAQTTYPEESQYAMTTRSIPDNWYARIYRDVLIDLEEAKKIIAAVPTNSLTAPVQQNKLAIIEVMEVHAWATLVDIFGNVPYTQALDFSNPSAQYDDAKTIYMDIIDRLDAAIGQLDASYDEFASDEDLINQGDTGMWVKAANSLKLRLALRIADVDAAKSKSMAESAVAAGVFSTLDENQSIEYVSTQPYTNPVYSDLVLSGRNDYVPANTIVDWMSENNDPRMPFYFRQNLGDGTYVGGVYGTNNTFALCSQLGDALYTSTTPGVVISCAEVEFLKAEAAARGYNVGGTVEEFYASGVTASILEWGGTADDAAAYLAQESVAYETAEGDWKQKVATQKWAALYNNGLEGWATWRLYDYPMLNVPEGLTYDDIPRRLTYPTNEQTRNNESLKAAISAMGGDTPQIHVFWDVN; encoded by the coding sequence ATGAAAAAAATATTAGCAATATTAATGGTCGGTACCTTGCTTTCTTGTACCGACAATTTCGAGGACCTGAATACGGACAAGAAAAACCCATCGAGTGTAACGGGTGAGTCTTTGTTCAACAGTGCCACAGAAGAGTTCTATGAAATTTTGAACAACTCGAGTGTGAACACCAACGTATTCAGACTGTACTCTCAATACTGGGCACAGACAACTTACCCAGAAGAGTCGCAGTATGCAATGACTACGCGTTCGATACCTGATAACTGGTATGCCAGAATTTATCGTGATGTATTGATCGACTTGGAAGAAGCCAAGAAAATTATCGCGGCTGTGCCTACAAACTCTTTGACTGCTCCTGTTCAACAAAACAAATTGGCTATCATTGAGGTAATGGAAGTGCACGCTTGGGCTACATTGGTTGATATTTTCGGCAATGTACCTTACACCCAAGCATTGGATTTCTCAAATCCAAGTGCTCAGTACGATGACGCAAAAACCATCTACATGGACATCATCGACAGATTGGATGCTGCAATCGGTCAGCTTGATGCTTCTTACGATGAGTTCGCTTCTGATGAAGATTTGATCAACCAGGGTGACACAGGCATGTGGGTGAAAGCTGCAAACTCTTTGAAGTTGCGTTTGGCCCTTCGCATTGCCGATGTAGACGCCGCCAAATCTAAATCTATGGCAGAATCTGCTGTAGCAGCTGGTGTATTCTCAACTTTAGATGAAAACCAATCAATCGAGTACGTTTCGACTCAGCCTTACACGAACCCAGTATATTCTGACCTCGTGCTTTCTGGTCGTAACGACTACGTTCCTGCCAATACCATTGTAGATTGGATGAGCGAAAACAATGACCCAAGAATGCCTTTCTACTTCCGTCAGAACCTTGGTGATGGCACGTATGTAGGTGGTGTGTATGGAACAAACAACACGTTTGCTCTTTGCTCCCAATTGGGCGATGCTCTTTACACTTCTACTACTCCTGGTGTGGTTATTTCATGTGCCGAAGTAGAATTCCTAAAAGCAGAAGCAGCGGCTCGCGGGTACAACGTGGGTGGTACTGTGGAAGAATTCTATGCCAGCGGTGTAACAGCTTCAATCTTGGAATGGGGTGGCACTGCAGATGATGCAGCAGCTTACTTGGCTCAAGAGTCTGTAGCTTACGAAACAGCCGAAGGCGATTGGAAACAAAAAGTAGCTACTCAAAAATGGGCTGCTCTTTACAACAACGGCCTTGAAGGTTGGGCAACTTGGAGACTTTACGACTATCCTATGCTTAACGTACCTGAAGGTTTGACATACGATGATATTCCTCGTCGTTTGACTTATCCTACAAACGAGCAAACAAGGAACAACGAGTCTTTGAAAGCAGCGATTTCTGCAATGGGTGGTGACACACCTCAGATTCACGTATTCTGGGATGTGAACTAA
- a CDS encoding SusC/RagA family TonB-linked outer membrane protein, with protein sequence MKKFLLTMCLVGLSIFTYAQSMEVSGKVTSADDGIGLPGVSVTIQGTTQGTTTDAEGSYKIATQKGVTLIFSFVGMNSQSITVGNANVINVEMTSDANQLSEVVVTALGVSREKKSLGYAVQEIGGDAVSTVKSQNFVNSLSGKVSGVQIRQTTTMGGSTNIKIRGNNSLTGNNQPLFVVDGVPISNYVGNTANQANGRRGYDYGNASSDINPEDVENISVLKGAAATALYGSRGANGVIMVTTKKGKSRKGIGVSLSSTLTTGKILKSTFLQYQKNYGAGYAPFYYGAEGGAFDNADVNGDGVVDNVAPTYEDGSYGGAFDGSPVYQWESFVPESEHYGQPMPWVAAQNDPNSFFQTQTIWNNSIALNGGNDQGAFRVNYTNFDDKDILPNSSQKRHNLSLNTSYNFGKRLTAVVAANYVNQATVGRFSTGYTDNIMTNFRQWWETNVDVKRQEYFYNLTGRNVTWNMSNPSGGNTGPIFWDNPYWTRYENYNSDNRSRIFGNAALTYKITDWFSLMGRVTMDTYTELREERRAVGSIAAEFGLQNNDEQSGYQRTDITNREMNYDLIGNFQKRFNDDLSLTGLLGINIRTNDRERITQSTSGGLAVPGLYAISNSTNKVPLPSEELLQKQVNGYYGSVSLGYKDTYFLDFSDRTDVSSALPLANNQYNYYSASGSFVFSNLLNANWLRFGKVRVGYAEVGNDLNALNVKDTYTRRDNFGANILTSLNGTKKNGDLVPERTKSWEAGIELNTLGGRLGLDASVYKVNTVNQLLPVTLSYTTGYSYRYVNAGDLENKGLEVALNATPVKLGDFSWDITLNYTMNRNVVKELYADVKNIVLNSYQGGITLNATLGERYGTIRGAGFVFDDNGNKVVDANGYYKAQADQVLGVASPDWNGGIYNSFSYKGLNLGFLVDISQGGQLYSLDMHYGQGTGLPDYTGGLNDLGNPVRDAVADGGGVLNEGVQEDGSQNTVRARADYYGGAFYWGNASRNPSALTVYSASYVKLREASLSYKLPKNLYSSFANNISVGVVGRNLWIIKKHVPFADPESGLGAGNSQGYLSGAYPTVRSIGVNIKVDF encoded by the coding sequence ATGAAGAAATTTTTATTAACCATGTGTTTGGTTGGCTTAAGTATCTTCACTTATGCCCAATCCATGGAAGTTTCTGGTAAGGTTACCTCAGCTGACGACGGCATCGGTCTTCCGGGCGTGTCCGTTACAATTCAGGGAACCACGCAAGGTACTACCACAGACGCCGAGGGCAGCTACAAAATTGCCACGCAAAAAGGCGTTACCCTTATTTTTTCATTTGTGGGTATGAATTCCCAATCTATCACCGTAGGGAATGCAAATGTGATCAATGTAGAAATGACATCGGATGCCAATCAGCTATCCGAGGTAGTGGTTACTGCATTGGGTGTTTCTAGAGAGAAAAAATCTTTGGGCTATGCGGTTCAGGAAATCGGAGGCGATGCCGTTTCTACCGTTAAATCCCAAAACTTTGTAAACTCACTCTCTGGTAAAGTGTCTGGTGTTCAGATTCGCCAAACTACAACTATGGGTGGTTCTACGAACATTAAAATTCGTGGTAACAACTCATTGACTGGTAACAACCAGCCTTTGTTTGTAGTAGATGGTGTGCCTATCTCGAACTATGTAGGAAACACTGCGAACCAAGCGAACGGCCGTCGTGGATACGACTACGGTAACGCCTCTTCCGATATCAACCCTGAAGATGTCGAAAACATCTCTGTGTTGAAAGGTGCGGCTGCTACCGCTCTTTACGGTTCACGTGGTGCCAACGGTGTTATCATGGTGACTACCAAAAAAGGTAAAAGCAGAAAAGGTATCGGTGTAAGCCTTTCTAGCACTTTGACAACCGGTAAAATTTTGAAAAGCACATTTTTGCAGTACCAAAAGAACTACGGTGCAGGATATGCTCCTTTCTACTATGGTGCTGAAGGTGGTGCATTCGACAACGCAGATGTAAACGGTGATGGCGTTGTAGACAATGTAGCTCCAACTTACGAAGATGGTTCTTACGGTGGTGCTTTCGATGGCAGCCCTGTTTATCAGTGGGAGTCGTTTGTGCCTGAATCTGAGCACTACGGTCAGCCTATGCCATGGGTTGCTGCACAGAACGATCCAAATTCATTCTTCCAAACACAAACAATTTGGAACAACTCTATCGCTTTGAATGGCGGTAACGATCAAGGTGCGTTCCGTGTGAACTACACCAACTTCGATGACAAGGACATTCTTCCAAACTCATCGCAGAAGAGACATAACCTTAGCTTGAACACTTCTTACAACTTTGGTAAGCGTTTGACAGCCGTTGTGGCCGCCAACTACGTAAACCAAGCTACTGTAGGTCGTTTCTCTACTGGTTATACCGACAACATCATGACGAACTTCCGTCAGTGGTGGGAAACAAACGTTGACGTGAAAAGACAAGAGTATTTCTACAACTTGACTGGCCGCAACGTAACATGGAACATGTCGAACCCTTCTGGTGGAAACACAGGTCCTATTTTCTGGGATAACCCCTACTGGACACGTTACGAGAACTACAACTCTGATAACAGAAGCCGTATCTTCGGTAACGCTGCCCTTACATACAAAATCACTGACTGGTTCAGCTTGATGGGCCGTGTGACTATGGATACCTACACCGAACTAAGAGAAGAGCGTAGAGCCGTAGGTTCGATCGCTGCTGAGTTTGGTTTGCAAAACAACGACGAGCAATCTGGTTACCAAAGAACAGACATCACCAACAGGGAGATGAACTACGATTTGATCGGTAACTTCCAAAAACGTTTCAATGACGACCTAAGCTTGACTGGTTTGTTGGGTATTAACATCCGTACAAACGATCGTGAGCGTATTACGCAGTCTACTTCTGGTGGCTTGGCCGTACCAGGCCTTTATGCCATTTCGAACTCAACCAACAAAGTACCTCTTCCAAGTGAAGAATTGTTGCAAAAGCAAGTGAATGGTTACTACGGATCAGTTTCTTTGGGCTACAAAGACACGTATTTCTTGGACTTCTCTGACCGTACTGACGTGAGCTCTGCTCTTCCATTGGCCAACAACCAATACAACTACTACTCTGCATCTGGTAGCTTTGTATTCTCAAACCTTTTGAATGCAAACTGGTTGCGTTTCGGTAAAGTACGTGTAGGTTATGCCGAAGTAGGTAATGACTTGAACGCTCTTAACGTGAAAGATACTTATACGCGTAGAGACAACTTCGGTGCAAACATCTTGACTTCACTGAACGGTACGAAGAAAAACGGCGACCTTGTTCCAGAAAGAACAAAAAGCTGGGAAGCAGGTATCGAGTTGAATACTTTGGGTGGCCGCTTAGGTTTGGATGCATCGGTTTACAAAGTGAACACAGTGAACCAATTGCTACCTGTAACACTTTCGTACACTACTGGTTACTCTTACCGCTATGTGAACGCTGGGGACTTGGAAAACAAAGGTTTGGAAGTGGCTTTGAACGCTACACCTGTTAAATTGGGTGACTTCAGCTGGGATATCACCTTGAACTACACTATGAACAGAAACGTAGTGAAAGAGCTTTATGCCGATGTGAAAAACATCGTGTTGAACTCTTACCAAGGTGGTATTACTTTGAACGCCACATTGGGCGAGCGTTACGGAACAATCAGAGGTGCAGGTTTTGTATTCGACGACAACGGCAACAAAGTAGTGGATGCCAACGGATACTACAAAGCACAAGCCGACCAAGTATTGGGTGTAGCCTCTCCAGACTGGAACGGCGGTATCTACAACTCATTCAGCTACAAAGGCCTAAACCTTGGCTTCTTGGTTGATATTTCCCAAGGTGGTCAACTTTACTCTTTGGATATGCACTACGGCCAAGGTACTGGCTTGCCAGATTACACAGGCGGATTGAACGACTTGGGCAACCCTGTGCGTGACGCCGTAGCCGATGGTGGTGGTGTATTGAACGAAGGTGTTCAAGAAGACGGAAGCCAAAACACAGTACGTGCAAGAGCCGATTACTACGGTGGTGCATTCTACTGGGGTAACGCTTCAAGAAACCCATCTGCTTTGACAGTTTACAGTGCATCTTATGTGAAACTGAGAGAAGCTTCTCTTTCTTACAAATTGCCTAAGAACTTGTACAGCAGCTTCGCCAACAACATCTCTGTGGGCGTAGTAGGTAGAAACTTGTGGATCATCAAGAAACATGTGCCTTTTGCAGATCCTGAATCTGGTTTGGGTGCTGGAAACTCTCAGGGTTACCTTTCTGGTGCATATCCTACAGTGAGAAGCATTGGTGTGAACATTAAAGTAGACTTTTAA
- a CDS encoding SDR family oxidoreductase: MDKKVIWITGASSGIGEATAYQFAKSGYRLVLSSRREDELLRVKKETGLPDEDVLVLPMDAANYDNFGTLTEKVYAHFGRIDVLYNNAGISQRSFVQETELSVYKRLLDIDLLSVIALTKSVLPIMVKQNSGKIAVTSSVAGHVATPGRSGYAAAKFGLHGFFDALRAEVYKNNIGVTIICPGYIQTDISKNALSSDGTQYGQMDQNQASGMPVEKCAEKIYRAISSGKNEVYIGGKEILGVYIKRFFPKLLAKIVQKQAPK, from the coding sequence ATGGACAAAAAAGTAATTTGGATCACCGGAGCCTCCTCTGGAATAGGAGAAGCCACGGCGTATCAATTTGCAAAATCTGGCTATCGATTGGTACTTTCATCGCGAAGAGAAGATGAACTCTTGCGTGTAAAGAAAGAAACCGGACTACCCGATGAAGATGTGCTCGTACTGCCCATGGATGCCGCCAATTACGACAATTTCGGGACACTAACCGAAAAAGTATACGCCCATTTCGGACGCATTGATGTGCTGTATAACAATGCCGGCATTTCTCAAAGAAGCTTTGTTCAAGAAACCGAACTCTCGGTTTACAAACGTTTGCTTGATATAGACCTGCTCAGCGTCATTGCCCTCACCAAGAGTGTTTTGCCCATCATGGTGAAACAAAATTCAGGAAAAATTGCCGTGACCAGCAGCGTGGCAGGACATGTGGCTACCCCTGGAAGATCTGGATACGCCGCGGCAAAATTTGGTTTGCATGGCTTTTTCGATGCCCTTAGAGCCGAAGTCTATAAAAACAATATAGGCGTCACCATTATTTGCCCGGGCTATATACAAACAGACATCTCGAAAAATGCCCTGTCTTCCGACGGTACGCAATATGGGCAAATGGACCAAAATCAGGCCAGCGGAATGCCAGTGGAGAAGTGTGCCGAAAAAATATATCGGGCAATCAGCTCGGGAAAGAATGAGGTTTATATCGGCGGGAAAGAAATTCTTGGCGTATACATCAAAAGGTTCTTCCCCAAATTATTGGCCAAAATTGTCCAAAAGCAAGCCCCTAAATAG